The Devosia yakushimensis genome has a segment encoding these proteins:
- a CDS encoding DUF3817 domain-containing protein: MIRLFRFIGLVEGITTLALFLVAMPLKYWFGMPELVRPVGMIHGLAFIAYILAMVFILPGRGFSGKDWMRTTIASFFPFGTFLNDPFLKRKQLADEARIA, translated from the coding sequence ATGATCCGCTTGTTTCGCTTTATCGGCCTTGTCGAAGGCATTACCACGCTGGCGCTGTTTCTGGTCGCCATGCCACTCAAATACTGGTTCGGCATGCCCGAGCTGGTGCGCCCGGTGGGCATGATCCACGGCCTGGCCTTCATCGCCTATATATTGGCGATGGTCTTTATCCTGCCGGGCCGGGGCTTTTCGGGCAAGGATTGGATGCGGACGACCATCGCCTCGTTCTTTCCCTTCGGGACCTTTCTCAATGACCCGTTTTTGAAGCGCAAGCAATTGGCCGATGAGGCGCGGATCGCCTGA
- a CDS encoding NifU family protein, translated as MFIQTEATPNPATLKFLPGRDVLVGEPRDFRSLDAAAASPLATGLFAISGVTGVFLGSDFISVTKDETNWAHIKPAILGVIMDHFLSGKPVIAEGAAPAADFDEVEEFFEEEDSETVEVIKELLATRVRPAVAMDGGDITFKGFKEGTVFLHMQGACSGCPSSTATLKSGIENLLRHFVPGVEAVQQV; from the coding sequence ATGTTCATCCAGACCGAAGCCACGCCCAATCCGGCAACCCTGAAATTCCTGCCCGGGCGCGACGTGCTGGTTGGCGAACCGCGCGATTTCCGCAGCCTCGATGCCGCCGCGGCGTCCCCGCTGGCCACCGGGCTGTTTGCCATTTCCGGCGTGACCGGCGTGTTCCTGGGGTCCGATTTTATCTCGGTCACCAAGGACGAGACCAATTGGGCCCATATCAAGCCGGCCATTCTGGGCGTGATCATGGATCACTTCCTCTCCGGCAAGCCCGTCATCGCCGAGGGTGCTGCCCCTGCCGCCGATTTCGACGAAGTCGAGGAATTCTTCGAGGAAGAAGACAGCGAGACCGTCGAGGTGATCAAGGAATTGCTGGCCACACGCGTCCGGCCGGCCGTTGCCATGGATGGCGGCGACATCACCTTCAAGGGTTTCAAGGAAGGTACGGTCTTCCTGCACATGCAGGGTGCATGTTCCGGTTGCCCCTCCTCCACCGCCACCCTCAAAAGCGGCATCGAAAACCTGCTCCGCCACTTCGTCCCCGGCGTTGAGGCCGTTCAGCAGGTCTGA
- a CDS encoding hemolysin family protein: MNDSDSLGHTAPTNPEPPSSPAPVSTRGPSIWNRIKALLALRTVSLRDDLQVALEEQGSAETADFSESERTILQNVLKLSNVSVADVMVERSDIQAIEADVNLGTLLAKFREVGHSRLPVYDDGLDNILGFIHVKDALGKITEPVTDPSKDVPVKLVSTVLKQKIGKFDLMRTAMFVPTFMPVGDLLQSMRASRVHMAIVVDEYGGTDGLVTIEDLLEAVVGEIEDEHDELAAALIRKVGIDTYIADARAELSDVRTLIGPDFDPGEFGEEVETIGGLVFDLAGHVPKRGERVTRLEGFEFEILAADSRRIKRLRIRRKRPEGSAEPLAITDQRSEAEKAAAE; this comes from the coding sequence ATGAACGATAGCGACAGTCTGGGCCACACAGCGCCCACCAATCCCGAGCCTCCTTCTAGTCCCGCCCCCGTTTCAACACGGGGGCCTTCGATCTGGAACCGCATCAAGGCCCTTCTGGCCTTGCGCACGGTTTCCCTGCGCGACGATCTCCAGGTCGCACTCGAAGAGCAGGGGAGCGCCGAAACCGCCGACTTTTCCGAAAGCGAGCGGACCATCCTGCAAAATGTGCTCAAGCTCTCCAATGTGTCGGTTGCCGACGTGATGGTGGAGCGCAGCGACATCCAGGCCATCGAAGCCGATGTCAATCTGGGCACGCTCCTGGCCAAATTCCGCGAAGTCGGCCATTCGCGGCTGCCCGTCTATGACGATGGGCTGGACAATATTTTGGGCTTCATCCACGTCAAGGACGCGCTGGGCAAGATCACCGAGCCGGTGACTGATCCGAGCAAGGACGTGCCGGTCAAGCTGGTTTCCACCGTGCTCAAGCAGAAGATCGGCAAATTCGATCTGATGCGCACGGCCATGTTCGTGCCCACCTTCATGCCGGTCGGTGATCTGCTGCAATCGATGCGTGCCTCGAGAGTCCATATGGCCATCGTGGTGGATGAATATGGCGGCACCGATGGCCTGGTTACCATCGAGGACCTGCTCGAAGCGGTGGTCGGGGAGATCGAGGACGAGCATGACGAGCTGGCCGCGGCTCTGATCCGCAAAGTGGGGATCGATACCTATATCGCCGATGCCCGCGCGGAGCTGAGTGATGTACGCACACTGATCGGGCCGGATTTCGACCCCGGCGAATTCGGCGAGGAAGTGGAAACCATTGGCGGGCTGGTGTTCGATCTGGCCGGCCATGTGCCCAAGCGGGGCGAGCGGGTCACACGGCTCGAAGGCTTTGAGTTCGAAATCCTTGCCGCCGACAGCCGCCGCATCAAGCGGCTGCGCATCCGCCGCAAGCGCCCGGAAGGAAGCGCCGAGCCCTTGGCGATCACCGACCAGCGCAGCGAGGCCGAGAAAGCCGCAGCGGAATAG
- the trpS gene encoding tryptophan--tRNA ligase has translation MAFTPRVFSGIKPSGDLHLGNYLGAIRRFVPLQDTHETIYCVVDMHAITVWQEPEDLKRWTYEIAAAYIAAGIDTKKSIIFNQSQVMEHAELSWIFNCVARMGWMARMTQFKDKAGENSENVSLGLFAYPSLMAADILLYKATGVPVGEDQKQHLELTRDIAKKFNHDFKKQIKALGHKGDFFPITETLATGPAMRVKSLKDGSKKMSKSDASDLSTIYMMDDADLIAKKIKRATTDAEALPSEAAGLAGRLEAENLVGIYAALSNRTVDDVLAEFGGQGWGVFKPALADLSVAVLAPIAEEMKRLVSDRGEMDTILRGGADRARAIAQPIMADIRNIVGFIR, from the coding sequence ATGGCTTTCACTCCCCGCGTCTTTTCCGGCATCAAGCCCTCGGGCGATCTGCATTTGGGCAATTATCTCGGCGCCATCCGCCGTTTCGTGCCGCTGCAGGACACCCATGAGACGATCTATTGCGTCGTCGACATGCATGCCATCACCGTGTGGCAGGAGCCTGAAGACCTCAAGCGCTGGACCTATGAAATCGCTGCGGCCTATATCGCGGCCGGTATCGACACCAAAAAGTCGATCATTTTCAATCAGTCCCAGGTCATGGAACATGCCGAGCTGAGCTGGATTTTCAATTGCGTTGCCCGCATGGGCTGGATGGCGCGCATGACCCAGTTCAAGGACAAGGCCGGCGAAAACAGCGAGAATGTCTCGCTGGGTCTGTTCGCTTATCCCTCACTGATGGCCGCCGATATCCTGCTCTATAAGGCCACCGGGGTGCCGGTGGGCGAAGATCAGAAACAGCATCTCGAGCTGACGCGCGACATCGCCAAGAAGTTCAATCACGATTTCAAAAAGCAGATCAAGGCGCTGGGCCACAAGGGCGATTTCTTCCCCATCACGGAAACCCTGGCCACCGGCCCTGCCATGCGCGTCAAATCGCTTAAGGACGGTTCCAAGAAGATGAGCAAGTCCGATGCCTCGGACCTCTCGACCATCTACATGATGGACGATGCCGATCTCATCGCCAAAAAGATCAAGCGCGCCACCACCGATGCCGAAGCCCTGCCCAGCGAAGCCGCCGGCCTTGCCGGGCGTCTGGAGGCGGAAAACCTCGTCGGCATTTATGCCGCCCTTTCCAATCGCACTGTCGATGACGTGCTGGCCGAATTCGGCGGCCAGGGCTGGGGCGTGTTCAAGCCGGCTCTCGCCGATCTTTCGGTCGCCGTGCTTGCCCCCATTGCCGAGGAAATGAAGCGGCTGGTCAGTGATCGCGGCGAAATGGACACGATCCTGCGCGGCGGTGCCGACCGGGCCCGCGCCATCGCCCAGCCCATCATGGCCGATATCCGCAATATTGTCGGCTTCATCCGCTAA
- a CDS encoding universal stress protein, translating to MYDTEYRRKFLVVIDETPECDRALTFAAFRVKRTGGTVVLMSVVQKPEFIGLGVEDVLRAEAVEEAERNLDARLARLKEIGDVKVESVIREGEGPEQIETVIGQDRDIAILVLAASTSADGPGPLVMHFASRANALPIPLTVVPGRMSDEEIIAIC from the coding sequence ATGTACGATACCGAATACCGGCGGAAATTCCTGGTCGTCATCGATGAAACGCCCGAATGCGACCGGGCGCTGACCTTTGCCGCCTTCCGCGTCAAGCGCACCGGCGGCACCGTGGTGCTGATGAGCGTGGTGCAGAAGCCCGAATTTATCGGCCTGGGCGTCGAAGATGTGCTGCGCGCCGAGGCGGTGGAAGAAGCCGAGCGCAATCTTGATGCGCGCCTCGCCCGCCTCAAGGAAATCGGCGATGTCAAAGTCGAATCGGTGATCCGTGAAGGCGAGGGCCCAGAGCAGATCGAAACCGTCATCGGTCAGGACCGCGACATTGCCATTCTGGTGCTCGCCGCCTCGACATCGGCCGATGGTCCGGGCCCGCTGGTCATGCATTTCGCCAGCCGCGCCAATGCCCTGCCCATCCCGCTCACCGTCGTCCCCGGCCGCATGAGCGACGAGGAAATCATCGCGATCTGCTGA